In Archangium violaceum, the following are encoded in one genomic region:
- a CDS encoding SRPBCC family protein, whose protein sequence is MESFLLRMQEDARMLLQESELISTRGAHKPQLDPSLQHGTKGVNVSPGERLVSLVVGLGCVGYGLRRRTVPAILLAVVGGSLVHRGLTGRSRALALMGMTEVPGEQPGVAFELSTTILKPRQELYQAWRDFEKHPRFIPHLLSVRNLENDKSHWVYQGPAGSVIEWESRVTEDRPGERIVWRTMPGSLIQHTGTVRFEDAPGGRGTVVHLELRYHVPGGRAVAVVAKLLGDEPKQHLSRGLRQFKQLMETGEVATVDSQPHGHRSGLGRTLAPRS, encoded by the coding sequence ATGGAGAGCTTCCTGCTCCGCATGCAGGAGGACGCCCGGATGCTGCTGCAGGAAAGCGAACTGATTTCGACCCGGGGGGCCCACAAGCCCCAGCTCGACCCCTCGCTCCAACATGGAACCAAGGGGGTCAACGTCAGCCCCGGTGAGCGGCTCGTCTCCCTCGTCGTGGGACTCGGCTGCGTGGGCTACGGACTGCGACGCCGCACCGTCCCCGCCATCCTCCTCGCCGTGGTCGGCGGCTCGCTCGTGCACCGGGGGCTCACCGGACGCAGCCGCGCCCTCGCCCTCATGGGCATGACCGAGGTGCCGGGCGAGCAGCCAGGTGTCGCCTTCGAGCTGAGCACCACCATCCTCAAGCCGCGCCAGGAGCTGTACCAGGCGTGGCGCGACTTCGAGAAGCACCCGCGCTTCATCCCCCACCTGCTCTCAGTGCGGAACCTGGAGAACGACAAGAGCCACTGGGTGTACCAGGGCCCCGCGGGCTCCGTCATCGAGTGGGAGTCCCGCGTCACCGAGGACCGGCCCGGCGAGCGCATCGTCTGGCGCACCATGCCCGGCTCCCTCATTCAGCACACCGGCACCGTCCGCTTCGAGGACGCACCGGGCGGCCGTGGCACCGTGGTGCACCTCGAGCTGCGCTACCACGTCCCCGGAGGCCGCGCCGTGGCGGTCGTGGCGAAGCTGCTCGGCGACGAGCCCAAGCAGCACCTCTCCCGAGGCCTGCGTCAGTTCAAGCAGCTCATGGAGACGGGGGAGGTCGCCACCGTCGACTCCCAGCCCCATGGCCACCGCTCCGGGTTGGGACGGACGCTGGCGCCGCGCTCCTGA
- a CDS encoding zinc-dependent alcohol dehydrogenase: protein MKAVCWTGVNDVRVETVPDPSLLNPRDAIVKVRATTICGSDLHLYDGYIPSVLKGDILGHEFMGEIVEVGSKVKNLKPGDRVIVPSVISCGDCSWCKKGQFSLCDNSNPKPALAEKLWGHATCGIFGYSHMMGGYAGSHAEYIRVPFADVGPRKVPDGLSDEQALFISDAFPTGFMGADLCNIQHGDTVAVWGCGAVGLFAMKSAWLLGAGRVIAIDRLPDRLAVARERCQAEVLDYTQVNVPEALKELTGGQGPDACIDAVGMEAHEIGYEGVYDRVKQAMRLETERPYVLREAIQACRKGGIVSIMGVYGALVDKFPMGAAMNKGLTLRMGQMHAQRYLDRLIGHVERGEVDPSFVATHRMALDDAPQAYDMFKKKKDHCLRVVLTA, encoded by the coding sequence ATGAAGGCCGTGTGCTGGACGGGTGTGAACGACGTGCGCGTGGAGACGGTCCCCGATCCCTCGCTCCTCAATCCGCGGGACGCCATCGTGAAGGTGCGGGCCACCACCATCTGCGGCTCGGACCTGCACCTCTACGATGGCTACATCCCCTCGGTGCTCAAGGGCGACATCCTCGGCCATGAGTTCATGGGGGAGATCGTCGAGGTCGGCAGCAAGGTGAAGAACCTCAAGCCGGGCGACCGCGTCATCGTCCCCTCGGTCATCAGCTGTGGTGACTGCTCCTGGTGCAAGAAGGGCCAGTTCTCCCTCTGTGACAATTCCAACCCCAAGCCGGCCCTGGCGGAAAAGCTGTGGGGACACGCCACGTGCGGCATCTTCGGCTACTCGCACATGATGGGGGGTTACGCGGGCAGCCACGCCGAGTACATCCGCGTGCCCTTCGCCGACGTGGGGCCTCGCAAGGTGCCCGACGGGCTCAGCGACGAGCAGGCCCTCTTCATCTCCGATGCCTTCCCCACCGGCTTCATGGGCGCCGACCTGTGCAACATCCAGCACGGCGACACCGTGGCCGTGTGGGGCTGTGGCGCCGTGGGCCTCTTCGCCATGAAGAGCGCCTGGCTGCTGGGCGCCGGGCGCGTCATCGCCATCGACCGGCTCCCGGACCGGCTCGCCGTGGCGCGCGAGCGCTGCCAGGCCGAGGTGCTCGACTACACCCAGGTGAATGTCCCCGAGGCCCTCAAGGAGCTCACCGGCGGGCAGGGCCCGGACGCGTGCATCGACGCGGTGGGCATGGAGGCCCATGAAATCGGCTACGAGGGCGTCTATGACCGGGTGAAGCAGGCCATGCGCCTGGAGACGGAGCGCCCCTACGTGCTGCGCGAGGCCATCCAGGCCTGCCGCAAGGGCGGCATCGTCTCCATCATGGGCGTGTACGGCGCCCTGGTGGACAAGTTCCCCATGGGCGCGGCGATGAACAAGGGACTGACGCTGCGCATGGGGCAGATGCATGCCCAGCGCTACCTGGACCGGCTCATCGGCCACGTGGAGCGCGGCGAGGTGGACCCCTCCTTCGTGGCCACGCACCGGATGGCGCTCGACGACGCCCCCCAGGCCTACGACATGTTCAAGAAGAAGAAGGACCACTGCCTGCGCGTGGTCCTCACCGCGTAG
- a CDS encoding DUF2378 family protein — MPSSVLANEKLLFAQSVDALFVRALGPHLTREGRRRLRELGLDLNEPLRPAYALEQWKAFLRVAASDVFPAASPREAWFNLGERYLQGYRQTAQGRASMAFVTRLGPRPTLERVPHNVRAGNNFNEVRVEELGTHAATLWMKDVTADNPFFACGFLSETLRSAGAGDILVDPVAFDGTAATFRLSWTHAATRAVAVGLTRR, encoded by the coding sequence ATGCCCTCCTCAGTGCTGGCCAACGAGAAGCTGCTCTTCGCCCAGTCCGTGGATGCCCTCTTCGTGCGAGCCCTGGGGCCGCACCTGACGCGGGAGGGCCGGCGCCGGTTGAGGGAGCTGGGCCTGGACCTGAACGAGCCGTTGCGGCCGGCCTATGCGCTGGAGCAGTGGAAGGCCTTCCTGCGCGTGGCGGCGAGCGACGTGTTCCCGGCGGCCTCGCCCCGGGAGGCGTGGTTCAACCTGGGCGAGCGCTACCTGCAGGGCTACCGGCAGACGGCGCAGGGGCGGGCGAGCATGGCGTTCGTGACGCGGCTGGGGCCCCGGCCCACGCTGGAGCGGGTGCCGCACAACGTGCGGGCGGGCAACAACTTCAACGAGGTGCGGGTGGAGGAGCTGGGCACACACGCGGCCACGCTGTGGATGAAGGACGTGACCGCGGACAACCCGTTCTTCGCCTGTGGCTTCCTCTCCGAGACGCTGCGCTCGGCGGGGGCGGGCGACATCCTGGTGGATCCGGTGGCCTTCGACGGCACGGCGGCCACCTTCCGCCTCTCGTGGACCCACGCGGCCACCCGGGCGGTGGCCGTGGGGCTGACGCGGCGCTGA
- a CDS encoding aromatic ring-hydroxylating oxygenase subunit alpha codes for MFSSREEGRAAGAPSGLVSVVRLPQSWFILSTSRELGRKPLARMLQGTPLVLFRTETGKPAALVDRCPHRNVPLSMGRVVGGQLQCGYHGWRFDGAGQCRAIPGLIGEPGAKSRCSTWHATREQEGFVWVYSTPGVEPSHEPYRFPLLDAHGYSTVRRTLRAKGSLHALLENTLDVPHTAFLHGGLFRTEKKRAEIDVVVRRGADRVEAEYIGEPRPPGLAGKLLAPGGGVVQHFDRFLLPSIAQVEYRLGDDSHLIVTSAMTPADDWDTWVYAVVTFRMPVPHWLVKPFVTPVALHIFGQDARILERQTETIRRFGTETFASTEVDVLGPPILRLLRQAEREKVATSTEVQETRLKMQV; via the coding sequence ATGTTCTCTTCTCGTGAGGAAGGGCGCGCGGCCGGAGCGCCCTCAGGACTGGTCTCGGTGGTCCGGCTCCCGCAGAGCTGGTTCATCCTCAGCACCTCGCGCGAGCTGGGCCGCAAGCCGCTCGCGCGCATGTTGCAGGGCACGCCGCTGGTGCTCTTCCGGACCGAGACGGGCAAGCCGGCGGCGCTGGTGGACCGCTGCCCGCACCGCAACGTGCCGCTGTCGATGGGGCGCGTGGTGGGCGGTCAGCTCCAGTGCGGCTACCACGGCTGGCGCTTCGACGGAGCGGGCCAGTGCCGTGCCATTCCGGGCCTCATCGGCGAGCCGGGGGCGAAGTCCCGCTGCTCCACCTGGCACGCCACGCGCGAGCAGGAGGGCTTCGTCTGGGTGTACTCCACCCCGGGCGTCGAGCCCTCGCACGAGCCCTACCGCTTCCCGCTGCTGGACGCTCACGGCTACAGCACCGTGCGCCGCACCCTGCGGGCGAAGGGGTCGCTGCACGCGCTGCTGGAGAACACGCTGGACGTGCCGCATACGGCCTTCCTGCATGGGGGCCTGTTCCGCACGGAGAAGAAGCGGGCGGAGATCGACGTCGTGGTGCGCCGGGGCGCGGACCGGGTAGAGGCCGAGTACATCGGCGAGCCGCGTCCGCCGGGCCTGGCGGGCAAGCTGCTGGCGCCGGGGGGCGGGGTGGTGCAGCACTTCGACCGCTTCCTGCTGCCGTCCATCGCGCAGGTGGAGTACCGCCTGGGGGACGACAGCCATCTGATCGTCACCTCGGCGATGACGCCAGCGGACGACTGGGACACGTGGGTGTACGCGGTCGTCACCTTCCGCATGCCCGTGCCGCACTGGCTGGTGAAGCCTTTCGTCACGCCGGTGGCGCTGCACATCTTCGGGCAGGACGCCCGCATCCTCGAGCGGCAGACGGAGACCATCCGCCGCTTCGGCACGGAGACGTTCGCCTCCACCGAGGTGGACGTGCTGGGCCCGCCCATCCTGCGCCTGCTGCGCCAGGCCGAGCGCGAGAAGGTGGCCACCTCGACGGAGGTGCAGGAGACGCGGCTGAAGATGCAGGTGTGA
- a CDS encoding carotenoid oxygenase family protein: MSGKKTVSPLLRSLSRPHGFEPLRVEGALPEELRGTLFRAGAGLFERFGRSISHAFEADGAVTAVRFGGGGAQGACRIVESAGYRAEEAAGRFLFNSAASWLDRMRAARSGSAKSTGNTSTLLWQDRLFALMEGGLPQEMDPGSLDTLEATDLGVISGAFSAHPHRVASLRTSFNFGLRYGPKMLIDLYALPDEGRGTKLGTLEAPWQSMVHDFMATERHLILFLGPVKLNLLRAMLGLADFTKLFQWKPELGARLIVVPLDAIHAPRTFELDAFWTWHFANAFEDGDGPCIDLCRYPEFALGDIGELEESGPPPLLTRLHLDLKTGRTRETKLFDVPCEFPQLHPRVHGARHGTVFVQTERRGADRRCAGLTRIDLDRGGSAEWAVPAGHVPSEPVLVPRGKAEDDAFVLDLVYDRTSDHSYVAVLDGQHLEDGPLATVHFDHPIPVTFHGSFAAAG; this comes from the coding sequence ATGAGCGGCAAGAAGACCGTGAGCCCCTTGTTGAGGTCCCTCTCCCGCCCCCATGGGTTCGAGCCCCTGCGGGTCGAGGGAGCGCTTCCCGAGGAGCTCCGGGGCACGCTCTTCCGTGCCGGAGCGGGCCTCTTCGAGCGTTTCGGCCGGAGCATCTCGCATGCGTTCGAGGCGGACGGGGCGGTCACGGCGGTGCGCTTCGGGGGTGGAGGCGCACAGGGGGCCTGCCGCATCGTCGAGAGCGCCGGCTACCGCGCGGAGGAGGCGGCGGGGCGGTTTCTCTTCAACTCGGCGGCCTCGTGGCTCGATCGCATGCGCGCCGCGCGCAGCGGCTCGGCGAAGAGCACGGGCAACACGTCGACCCTGCTGTGGCAGGACCGGCTCTTCGCGCTGATGGAGGGTGGACTGCCGCAGGAGATGGACCCGGGCTCGCTGGACACGCTCGAGGCCACCGACCTGGGGGTGATCTCAGGAGCGTTCTCCGCGCACCCGCATCGCGTCGCCTCGCTCCGGACCTCCTTCAACTTCGGACTGCGCTACGGCCCGAAGATGCTCATCGACCTCTACGCGCTGCCCGATGAGGGGCGGGGGACGAAGCTTGGAACGCTCGAGGCGCCCTGGCAGAGCATGGTGCACGACTTCATGGCGACGGAGCGGCACCTGATCCTCTTCCTGGGGCCGGTGAAGCTGAACCTCCTGCGGGCGATGCTGGGACTCGCCGACTTCACGAAGCTCTTCCAATGGAAGCCCGAGCTCGGGGCTCGGCTCATCGTCGTCCCATTGGACGCCATCCATGCGCCGCGAACCTTCGAGCTCGATGCCTTCTGGACCTGGCACTTCGCGAACGCCTTCGAGGACGGTGACGGTCCGTGCATCGACCTGTGCCGCTACCCCGAGTTCGCGCTCGGCGACATCGGCGAGCTCGAGGAGAGCGGCCCGCCCCCGCTCCTGACGCGCCTGCACCTCGACCTGAAGACGGGAAGGACGCGCGAGACGAAGCTCTTCGATGTCCCCTGCGAATTCCCGCAGCTGCATCCGCGAGTGCACGGGGCACGTCACGGCACCGTCTTCGTGCAGACCGAGCGCCGCGGCGCGGACCGGAGGTGTGCGGGGCTCACGCGCATCGACCTCGATCGGGGGGGCAGCGCGGAGTGGGCCGTGCCGGCCGGGCACGTGCCGAGTGAGCCCGTGCTCGTGCCGCGCGGAAAGGCGGAGGACGATGCCTTCGTGCTCGATCTGGTCTACGACCGGACGAGCGATCACTCCTACGTCGCGGTCCTGGACGGGCAGCACCTCGAGGACGGCCCCCTGGCGACGGTCCACTTCGATCACCCCATCCCCGTCACGTTCCACGGCAGCTTCGCGGCCGCGGGCTGA
- a CDS encoding TetR/AcrR family transcriptional regulator, translating into MTRKTPTRPYHHGDLKHALLEASIELLREEGVDALTVAEVGRRVGVSSAAPYKHFADRQALLRAIAAEGDRRLGEAIVAAAGKTTDPREAFRLSGIAYICWAAENPALYRIATDPAHIDYASTPPDVHPPEALKGSMETFWTELAALVCSGAAIPASHPLMEQLRGRALAQGVASLFVSGAFSSLGITTADAGRIARAVTGEDVPATSRRSRASRG; encoded by the coding sequence ATGACCCGAAAGACGCCAACGCGCCCCTACCACCACGGAGACCTCAAGCACGCACTGCTCGAGGCGAGCATCGAGCTGCTTCGAGAGGAAGGTGTGGACGCGCTGACGGTGGCCGAGGTCGGCCGCCGGGTCGGCGTCTCCTCCGCCGCCCCCTACAAGCACTTCGCGGATCGCCAGGCGCTGTTGCGCGCGATCGCCGCGGAGGGAGACCGGCGGCTGGGCGAGGCCATCGTCGCGGCGGCGGGGAAGACCACCGATCCGCGCGAGGCGTTCCGCCTGTCGGGGATCGCCTACATCTGCTGGGCGGCGGAGAACCCCGCCCTCTACCGCATCGCGACCGACCCCGCGCACATCGACTACGCGTCGACGCCGCCGGACGTCCATCCACCGGAGGCACTCAAGGGGTCGATGGAGACGTTCTGGACGGAACTGGCGGCACTGGTGTGCTCGGGTGCCGCCATTCCCGCCTCGCATCCGTTGATGGAGCAGTTGCGAGGGCGAGCCCTGGCGCAGGGAGTGGCCAGCCTCTTCGTCAGCGGCGCCTTCAGCTCGCTCGGCATCACCACCGCGGATGCGGGGCGGATCGCGCGGGCCGTGACGGGCGAGGACGTCCCAGCCACTTCACGCCGGAGCAGAGCCTCGCGAGGATAG
- a CDS encoding heavy metal translocating P-type ATPase, whose product MAHEHTHSHDPHAAHSHGPPPEASGKVLDPVCGMTVDPANAKGGSHVHKGATYHFCNPKCRERFAAEPSKFLEAKGEPEPVEAPPGTMWICPMDPEVRQDHPGACPKCGMALEPEQPVLMTARTEWVCPMHPEVVQDHPGTCPKCGMALEPRTVLPEEQPDPELLSMTRRFWVGVVLSLPLLFLGMSEMIPGQPVQRAFDPRLLAWVQFALATPVVLWGGWPFFERGWASVRNRHLNMFTLIAIGTGAAYLFSVFATVAPGLLPHAFTGHGGAAPVYYEAAATITTLVLLGQVLELRARRATSGALRALLSLAPAVARRIHADGREEDVSLEQVKVGDSLRVRPGEKVPVDGVVLEGESAVDESMVTGESMPVEKVPGARVTGGTVNGTGSLVMKAERVGRDTLLSRIVQRVGEAQRSRAPIQRLADKVAGVFVPAVIAVSAVTFLVWAFVGPEPRLAHALVNAVAVLIIACPCALGLATPMSVVVGTGKGAGAGVLIRDAEALELLEKVDTLVVDKTGTLTEGKPKLVSVVAAEGVDEARLLRLAASLERGSEHPLAAAVVAGAEERGAVLVGAQGFRSVTGKGVTGRVEGAEVALGNVALLESLGVDAAELRPRAEELRREGQTVMYVAVDGKPAGLLGVADPVKSTTAEALATLHREGVRVVMLTGDSRTTAEAVARQLGIDEVVAEVLPEGKGDVVKRLQGEGRTVAMAGDGVNDAPALAQADVGIAMGTGTDIAMESAAVTLVKGDLRGIARARKLSRGTLGNIRQNLFFAFVYNTLGVPIAAGVLYPFFGLLLSPMLAAAAMSLSSVSVIGNALRLRKLDL is encoded by the coding sequence ATGGCCCACGAGCACACCCACTCGCACGATCCCCATGCCGCCCACTCGCATGGCCCGCCGCCCGAGGCCTCGGGCAAGGTGCTGGACCCGGTCTGCGGCATGACCGTCGACCCCGCGAACGCCAAGGGCGGCAGCCACGTCCACAAGGGCGCGACCTACCACTTCTGCAACCCGAAGTGCCGGGAGCGCTTCGCCGCCGAGCCCTCGAAATTCCTCGAGGCGAAGGGTGAGCCGGAGCCGGTGGAGGCTCCGCCGGGCACGATGTGGATCTGCCCGATGGACCCCGAGGTCCGCCAGGACCACCCGGGCGCGTGCCCCAAGTGCGGCATGGCGTTGGAGCCGGAGCAGCCGGTGCTGATGACGGCGCGCACCGAGTGGGTGTGTCCGATGCACCCGGAGGTGGTGCAGGACCACCCGGGCACCTGCCCCAAGTGCGGCATGGCGCTGGAGCCGCGCACGGTGCTGCCCGAGGAGCAGCCGGACCCCGAGCTGCTGAGCATGACGCGGCGGTTCTGGGTGGGGGTGGTCCTCTCGCTGCCGCTGCTCTTCCTCGGCATGTCCGAGATGATTCCGGGCCAGCCGGTGCAGCGCGCCTTCGACCCGAGGCTGCTGGCGTGGGTGCAGTTCGCGCTGGCGACGCCGGTGGTGCTCTGGGGCGGCTGGCCCTTCTTCGAGCGGGGCTGGGCGTCGGTGAGGAACCGGCACCTCAACATGTTCACGCTCATCGCCATCGGGACGGGGGCGGCGTATCTCTTCAGCGTCTTCGCCACGGTGGCGCCGGGGCTGCTGCCCCATGCCTTCACGGGCCATGGCGGCGCGGCGCCCGTGTATTACGAGGCGGCGGCGACCATCACCACGCTGGTGCTGCTCGGACAGGTGCTGGAGCTGCGTGCCCGGCGTGCGACCTCGGGGGCGCTGCGCGCGCTGCTCAGCCTGGCCCCGGCGGTGGCCCGGCGCATCCACGCGGACGGCCGGGAGGAGGACGTCTCGCTGGAGCAGGTGAAGGTGGGGGACTCGCTGCGCGTGCGCCCTGGCGAGAAGGTGCCGGTGGACGGCGTGGTGCTGGAGGGCGAGAGCGCGGTGGACGAGTCCATGGTGACGGGTGAGTCCATGCCGGTGGAGAAGGTGCCCGGGGCGCGAGTCACGGGCGGCACCGTCAACGGGACGGGCAGCCTGGTGATGAAGGCCGAGCGGGTGGGGCGGGACACGTTGCTGTCGCGCATCGTGCAGCGGGTGGGTGAGGCCCAGCGCTCGCGTGCGCCCATCCAGCGGTTGGCGGACAAGGTGGCCGGGGTGTTCGTGCCGGCGGTCATCGCGGTGTCGGCGGTGACGTTCCTCGTCTGGGCCTTCGTCGGCCCGGAGCCGCGGCTGGCGCACGCGCTGGTGAACGCGGTGGCGGTGCTCATCATCGCCTGCCCGTGCGCGCTGGGGCTGGCGACGCCCATGTCGGTGGTGGTGGGGACGGGCAAGGGGGCCGGGGCGGGGGTGCTCATCCGGGACGCGGAGGCGCTGGAGCTGCTGGAGAAGGTGGACACGCTGGTGGTGGACAAGACGGGGACGCTGACGGAGGGCAAGCCGAAGCTGGTGTCGGTGGTGGCGGCGGAGGGCGTGGACGAGGCGCGGCTGTTGCGGCTGGCGGCGAGCCTGGAGCGGGGCAGCGAGCACCCGCTGGCGGCGGCGGTGGTGGCGGGAGCGGAGGAGCGAGGGGCGGTGCTGGTGGGAGCGCAGGGGTTCCGCTCGGTGACGGGCAAGGGCGTGACGGGACGAGTGGAGGGCGCGGAGGTGGCGCTGGGCAACGTGGCGCTGCTGGAGTCGCTGGGGGTGGACGCGGCGGAACTGCGACCTCGAGCGGAGGAGCTGCGGCGCGAGGGTCAGACGGTGATGTACGTGGCGGTGGACGGGAAGCCGGCGGGGCTGCTCGGGGTGGCGGATCCGGTGAAGAGCACCACGGCCGAGGCGCTGGCCACGCTGCACCGGGAGGGAGTGCGGGTGGTGATGCTGACGGGTGACAGCCGCACGACGGCGGAGGCGGTGGCGCGCCAGTTGGGCATCGACGAGGTGGTGGCGGAGGTGTTGCCGGAGGGCAAGGGGGACGTGGTGAAGCGGCTTCAGGGCGAGGGCCGGACGGTGGCGATGGCGGGGGACGGGGTGAATGACGCACCGGCGCTGGCTCAGGCGGACGTGGGGATCGCGATGGGGACGGGGACGGACATCGCGATGGAGAGCGCGGCGGTGACGCTGGTGAAGGGGGACCTGCGGGGAATCGCGAGGGCGAGGAAGCTGAGCCGGGGGACGCTGGGGAACATCCGGCAGAACCTCTTCTTCGCCTTCGTCTACAACACCCTGGGAGTGCCGATCGCGGCGGGGGTGCTGTACCCGTTCTTCGGGCTGTTGCTGAGCCCGATGCTGGCGGCGGCGGCGATGAGCCTCTCGTCGGTGTCGGTCATCGGCAACGCGCTGCGCCTGCGCAAGCTGGACCTGTAG
- a CDS encoding RNA polymerase sigma factor, which produces MNTGVVEALVGNHRRFLGFLESRVGSRALAEELLQSAYVRTLEKGGDLQEGEGAVAWFYRLLRNALVDHYRRNAAEGRALEREAREASEVGGDPELTQTVCACIHDLLPALKPEYAEMVRQVDLEGRSVPEVARESGITANNAGVRLHRARQALKKQLERSCGTCAAHGCLDCTCGKPGGGCQTPA; this is translated from the coding sequence TTGAATACAGGGGTCGTGGAGGCACTGGTGGGAAACCACCGGCGTTTCCTCGGCTTCCTCGAGAGCCGGGTGGGCAGCCGGGCGCTCGCCGAGGAACTGCTGCAATCCGCCTATGTGCGGACGCTGGAGAAGGGCGGTGACCTCCAGGAGGGCGAGGGGGCCGTGGCGTGGTTCTACCGGCTGCTGCGCAATGCGCTGGTGGACCACTACCGCCGGAACGCCGCCGAGGGCCGTGCGCTGGAGCGGGAGGCTCGCGAGGCCTCCGAGGTGGGTGGGGATCCGGAGCTGACGCAAACGGTTTGCGCATGCATCCATGACCTGCTGCCCGCGCTGAAGCCCGAGTACGCCGAGATGGTGCGTCAGGTGGACCTCGAGGGGCGGAGCGTTCCCGAGGTGGCGCGGGAGTCGGGCATCACCGCGAACAACGCCGGGGTGCGGCTCCACCGGGCGCGCCAGGCTTTGAAGAAACAGCTGGAGCGGAGCTGCGGTACATGCGCGGCGCATGGGTGCCTGGACTGCACCTGCGGGAAGCCGGGTGGGGGCTGTCAGACGCCCGCTTGA
- the sthA gene encoding Si-specific NAD(P)(+) transhydrogenase: MSVRQFDVVVIGSGPGGEGAAMKAAKSGKRVCVVEQQMLVGGACTHTATIPSKALRHAIQRLVDVQTDHPELRVELAHRWKFKDMMRTASSVVSRQVQLRTTFYERNRVELVVGRARFLDAQTVEVSEPRGASEHLSAKAFVLATGSRPYHPPDLDFRHPRIFDSDTILKLRETPMTMIIYGAGVIGCEYASMFRMLGVKVDLVNTRERLLSFLDDEISDALSYHLREQGVLIRHHEQMDRVEPLEDGVVLHLKSGKRLKSDILLWANGRTGNTQNLGLEALGIQMDSRGNVQVNDAYQTVVPHIYAVGDVVGIPSLASASYDQGRFAATHIVEGRLEHKLVKDMPTGIYTSPEISSLGRTEQELTRDGVPYEVGHAFFKSLARAQITGRTVGMLKLLFHRETREILGIHCFGDNASEIIHIGQAIMAQEGPGNSIDYFVNTTFNYPTMAEAYRVAALNGLNRLF, encoded by the coding sequence ATGAGCGTGCGGCAATTCGACGTCGTGGTGATCGGCTCGGGCCCGGGTGGTGAAGGGGCCGCCATGAAGGCCGCGAAGTCTGGCAAGCGGGTGTGCGTGGTGGAGCAGCAGATGTTGGTGGGGGGCGCCTGCACTCACACCGCCACCATTCCCTCCAAGGCGCTTCGCCACGCCATCCAGCGGCTGGTGGATGTGCAGACCGACCACCCGGAGCTCCGGGTCGAGCTGGCCCACCGCTGGAAGTTCAAGGACATGATGCGGACGGCCTCGTCCGTGGTGTCCCGCCAGGTGCAACTGCGGACCACCTTCTACGAGCGCAACCGGGTGGAGCTGGTGGTGGGGCGGGCGCGCTTCCTGGACGCCCAGACGGTCGAGGTCAGCGAGCCCCGGGGCGCCAGCGAGCATCTCTCCGCCAAGGCCTTCGTGCTGGCCACCGGCTCTCGGCCCTACCACCCGCCGGACCTGGACTTCCGCCACCCGCGCATCTTCGACTCGGACACCATCCTCAAGCTGCGCGAGACGCCGATGACGATGATCATCTACGGCGCGGGCGTCATCGGCTGCGAGTACGCCTCCATGTTCCGCATGCTGGGCGTGAAGGTGGACCTGGTGAACACGCGCGAGCGGCTCCTGTCCTTCCTGGACGATGAGATCTCCGACGCGCTCTCCTACCACCTGCGCGAGCAGGGCGTGCTCATCCGCCACCACGAGCAGATGGATCGGGTGGAGCCTCTCGAGGACGGGGTGGTGCTGCACCTCAAGAGCGGCAAGCGGCTGAAGTCGGACATCCTCTTGTGGGCCAACGGGCGCACCGGCAACACCCAGAACCTGGGGCTCGAGGCGCTGGGCATCCAGATGGACTCGCGTGGCAACGTGCAGGTGAACGACGCGTACCAGACGGTCGTCCCGCATATCTACGCGGTGGGAGACGTGGTGGGCATTCCGTCGTTGGCGAGCGCCTCGTATGACCAGGGCCGCTTCGCCGCCACGCACATCGTCGAGGGTCGGCTGGAGCACAAGCTGGTGAAGGACATGCCCACGGGCATCTACACCAGCCCGGAGATCAGCAGCCTGGGGCGCACCGAGCAGGAACTCACGCGCGACGGTGTGCCCTACGAGGTGGGACACGCTTTTTTCAAGAGCCTGGCGCGCGCCCAGATTACCGGCCGCACGGTGGGGATGCTCAAGCTGCTCTTCCACCGGGAGACGCGGGAGATCCTCGGCATCCATTGCTTCGGGGACAACGCGTCGGAGATCATCCACATCGGCCAGGCCATCATGGCGCAGGAGGGGCCGGGCAACTCCATCGACTACTTCGTCAACACCACGTTCAACTATCCCACCATGGCCGAGGCGTACCGGGTGGCCGCGCTCAACGGCCTCAATCGGCTGTTCTGA